A genomic segment from Propionibacteriaceae bacterium ZF39 encodes:
- a CDS encoding AAA domain-containing protein: MLHAAKQASPGDGSAERAEGIFRFLQAVQNQRVHTVRDTRDFARRGDTRVLWFDELPDHPTIRTNTEDAEAPLLSMGKPAADADEDLRGCYEDLFRTLMASQSRAEDLELVLGVGLLTTRIGDGGTVRRHVLTAPVRLELDDRSARIDLLPEASAAFTAEATRFLGSGDVADPRALLRLEGHAGGFAGNLLDPTWLTPFLREVRLAVAPQGELEPAPALILRERTNHGLGALLGTIADRIRTTGEVPAGIRPLVEPNLGVEELPEAPPGAVAEIAGERYLPLPVNETQRRIIDKVEHNAHVVVQGPPGTGKTHLIATLLTHLLAQGKRVLVTAQTDKALDRVRDMLPESVRPLAVSVLSSGADNDADLREAVQTLARESVNDDPDARDVRIDRHLAELRRMAGERARAYAEIVAAREDETRTWPESGVDATVGGIRRAQAESRETHGWIESYLAPGRHLGDLDAALLRRCRELALAQPEVDARSVHLVQGTLPEPREFARIALRRTEALRKVRRLRDGGAGRWAKVVLSLSPKQRREFGRSLTALKSSLTKLQQHDSPWMAGALDDAVAGRSGVWAERSTKLGRLIREARAAADDIGTNNEVLISGEVHGLEPLAESLLDHVESAPLKLDPQGRPRTGLLTPRTVKASAELFDHVTVNGRAPVTPEDLRILLGHLALERVLRLLDAEWNTTTTGPMSQRLHRHTEERAKLKQVVDLQAGLAGITEWFEREGWETPDWRGFRAGDDLLATVAALPDLEHEASTRREMEKLRKEAVAEAGTPGAAPCVRALSDAVEHGDVEAYATAYRTNTELLEQRATDDERARLRARVEAVSSRLATDLADPESATDEEWERRFLGWDDTLRWARTETWLAGHRPTTDHGARQRVALLDAEITHSVEKLAGERAWSHALAPERLTNQTRAALTAWSQQVRQLGKGTGRYAGRLRAEIRATMNECRDAVPVWIMPLYRVIEQVEPVENAFDVVIVDEASQAGLESLFLHALAPRVVVVGDDKQVSPAGVGTDQQQLRELVRRHLPNHPHAQLWASPTRSLFDEATMRYSGRLVLTEHHRCVPEIIEFANREFYEPDGIRLEPVRQFARSNLEPVRTVHVPDASLGDNDVNAAEVEAVVAEIERCIADPAYGGLTFGVVTLLGSGQARAIETELMHRIPEGEWVRRRLLCGDAPTFQGSERDVMFVSMVAAPKGRKLVAQTREVIAQRYNVAATRARDQLVLVHSVLPAELPNSTDLRFRLLSYCLGVVRSASQPRMLIDEVVDDVVVPPFESLLEQKVFNRLARDGYFVRPQQELLGYRIDLTVEGRHGSLAIECEADTWEGEEAYARQLRRRRELEGSGWTFVTVRQSEFEANPEAAYATILNALNVLGIEPMGSDAQPRRASGGEVEPEVPFGAEWEAVESTGPTLAPPPRAAAIEEYVAFSGALPDPGQAPIAEIAEAVMEVIAVEGPVTGARLQQVYADSLGWDSIPSRNRSDIAKALVELGRTDRIVVDNPRENADWLEHAFRTPEQSAARARTLGPRALDQMPLAEVALLLDVARYQVGDGTGDDIFRAVLRRLGLSRLDDRVRSFLHTADQLG; the protein is encoded by the coding sequence ATGTTGCACGCCGCAAAGCAGGCAAGCCCCGGCGACGGCTCCGCAGAACGCGCCGAGGGCATCTTCCGTTTCCTCCAGGCCGTCCAGAACCAGCGTGTCCACACCGTCCGGGATACCCGTGATTTCGCCCGCCGTGGCGACACCCGCGTGCTCTGGTTCGACGAGCTTCCGGACCATCCGACGATTCGCACCAACACCGAGGACGCCGAGGCCCCGCTGCTCTCGATGGGCAAGCCGGCGGCCGATGCCGACGAGGACCTCCGCGGGTGTTATGAGGATCTGTTCCGCACACTCATGGCCAGCCAGTCCCGCGCGGAGGACCTCGAATTGGTGCTGGGCGTGGGCCTCCTCACGACCCGCATCGGCGACGGCGGCACGGTTCGCCGACACGTCCTCACGGCGCCCGTTCGTCTCGAACTCGACGACCGCAGCGCCCGCATCGACCTGCTACCCGAAGCCAGCGCCGCGTTCACCGCAGAGGCGACCCGGTTTCTCGGCTCGGGCGATGTCGCCGACCCGCGGGCGCTGCTCCGGCTCGAGGGCCATGCCGGCGGCTTCGCCGGCAACCTGCTCGACCCGACCTGGCTCACGCCGTTCCTCCGCGAGGTCCGCCTGGCGGTCGCTCCGCAGGGCGAGCTCGAGCCCGCTCCGGCACTGATCCTGCGCGAACGCACCAATCACGGTCTCGGGGCACTGCTCGGCACGATCGCCGACCGGATCCGGACGACCGGTGAGGTGCCCGCCGGGATCCGTCCCCTGGTCGAGCCGAATCTCGGTGTCGAGGAGTTGCCCGAAGCACCCCCGGGTGCCGTGGCCGAGATCGCCGGCGAGCGCTATCTGCCGCTGCCCGTCAACGAGACCCAGCGCCGCATCATCGACAAGGTCGAACACAACGCCCACGTCGTGGTGCAGGGCCCACCGGGCACGGGCAAGACCCACCTGATCGCGACGCTCCTCACCCACCTGCTGGCCCAGGGCAAGCGCGTCCTCGTCACGGCTCAGACCGACAAGGCTCTCGACCGCGTACGCGACATGCTCCCCGAGTCGGTCCGCCCCCTCGCGGTCAGCGTGCTCAGCTCCGGTGCCGACAACGACGCCGATCTGCGCGAGGCGGTCCAGACCCTCGCGCGCGAGTCGGTCAACGACGATCCGGACGCCCGGGACGTACGCATCGACCGCCATCTCGCCGAGCTGCGGCGCATGGCCGGCGAGCGCGCACGGGCGTACGCCGAGATCGTCGCCGCCCGCGAGGACGAAACCCGCACGTGGCCCGAATCGGGCGTCGACGCCACCGTCGGCGGCATCCGTCGCGCCCAGGCCGAGAGCCGGGAGACCCATGGGTGGATCGAGTCCTATCTGGCCCCGGGGCGGCATCTGGGCGATCTCGACGCCGCCCTGCTGCGCCGTTGTCGGGAACTGGCCCTGGCGCAGCCGGAGGTGGATGCCCGCTCGGTGCATCTCGTGCAGGGCACGCTGCCCGAACCCCGCGAATTCGCCCGCATCGCGCTTCGCCGCACCGAGGCCCTGCGCAAGGTCCGCCGGCTCCGCGACGGCGGTGCCGGGCGCTGGGCCAAAGTCGTGCTGTCGTTGTCGCCGAAACAACGCAGGGAATTCGGCAGGTCCCTGACCGCTCTCAAGTCGTCCCTGACCAAGCTGCAGCAGCACGACAGCCCCTGGATGGCGGGTGCGCTCGACGACGCCGTGGCCGGCCGGAGTGGGGTCTGGGCGGAGCGGTCGACGAAGCTGGGCCGCCTGATCCGCGAGGCCCGGGCCGCGGCCGACGACATCGGCACCAACAACGAGGTGCTCATCAGCGGCGAGGTCCACGGCCTCGAGCCGCTGGCGGAGAGTCTGCTCGATCACGTGGAGAGTGCCCCCCTCAAGCTCGATCCCCAGGGCCGCCCGCGCACCGGTCTGCTGACGCCGCGCACCGTCAAGGCCTCCGCTGAACTCTTCGATCACGTCACGGTCAACGGGCGCGCCCCCGTCACGCCCGAGGACCTGCGGATCCTGCTGGGCCACCTCGCGCTCGAACGCGTGTTGCGCCTGCTCGACGCCGAGTGGAACACCACGACGACCGGCCCGATGAGCCAGCGCCTGCACCGGCATACCGAGGAGCGAGCCAAGCTGAAGCAGGTGGTCGACCTGCAGGCCGGGCTCGCCGGGATCACCGAATGGTTCGAACGCGAGGGCTGGGAGACCCCCGACTGGCGGGGCTTCCGCGCCGGTGACGACCTCCTGGCCACCGTCGCCGCTCTGCCGGACCTCGAGCACGAGGCCTCGACCCGCCGGGAGATGGAGAAGCTCCGCAAGGAAGCCGTGGCCGAGGCCGGCACTCCCGGTGCGGCCCCCTGCGTCCGCGCCCTCAGTGACGCTGTCGAGCACGGTGATGTGGAGGCGTACGCCACGGCGTACCGAACCAACACCGAACTCCTGGAGCAACGCGCCACCGACGACGAGCGCGCACGGCTGCGGGCACGCGTGGAAGCGGTGAGTTCACGGCTCGCGACCGACCTGGCTGATCCGGAGTCGGCCACGGACGAGGAATGGGAACGCCGGTTCCTCGGCTGGGACGACACGCTGCGCTGGGCCCGCACCGAGACGTGGCTCGCGGGCCATCGGCCCACCACCGATCACGGCGCGCGGCAGCGGGTGGCCCTGCTCGATGCCGAGATCACCCATTCGGTCGAAAAGCTCGCCGGCGAACGCGCTTGGAGTCATGCGCTGGCGCCCGAGCGGTTGACCAACCAGACCCGGGCGGCCCTGACGGCGTGGAGCCAGCAGGTGCGGCAACTCGGCAAGGGCACCGGGCGCTATGCCGGCCGCCTGCGCGCCGAGATCCGCGCCACCATGAACGAATGCCGCGATGCGGTGCCGGTCTGGATCATGCCGCTCTATCGCGTCATCGAGCAGGTCGAACCGGTCGAGAACGCCTTCGATGTCGTCATCGTCGATGAGGCCTCCCAGGCGGGGCTCGAGTCACTGTTCCTGCACGCGCTGGCGCCCCGGGTCGTGGTGGTCGGCGACGACAAGCAGGTCTCCCCCGCCGGGGTCGGCACCGACCAGCAGCAGCTGCGCGAGCTCGTCCGCCGCCACCTGCCCAACCATCCGCATGCGCAGTTGTGGGCCAGCCCGACACGATCGCTGTTCGACGAGGCCACGATGCGCTACAGCGGCCGGTTGGTGCTGACCGAGCACCACCGCTGCGTACCCGAGATCATCGAGTTCGCCAACCGCGAGTTCTATGAGCCCGACGGGATCCGGCTCGAGCCTGTGCGCCAGTTCGCCCGCAGCAATCTCGAACCCGTCCGGACCGTCCATGTCCCCGACGCCTCGCTCGGCGACAACGACGTGAACGCGGCCGAGGTCGAGGCGGTCGTCGCGGAGATCGAGCGATGCATCGCCGACCCGGCGTACGGCGGCCTCACCTTCGGCGTCGTGACGCTCCTCGGGTCGGGGCAGGCGCGCGCGATCGAAACGGAGCTGATGCACCGGATTCCGGAGGGGGAATGGGTACGCCGGCGGCTGCTGTGTGGCGACGCCCCGACCTTCCAGGGCAGCGAACGCGATGTCATGTTCGTGTCGATGGTGGCCGCGCCGAAGGGCCGCAAGCTCGTGGCCCAGACGCGGGAGGTGATCGCGCAGCGATACAACGTCGCGGCCACCCGGGCCCGCGATCAGTTGGTCCTGGTGCATTCGGTGCTGCCCGCCGAGCTGCCCAACTCGACCGACCTCCGCTTCCGCCTGCTCAGCTATTGCCTGGGGGTCGTGCGGTCGGCCAGCCAGCCCAGGATGCTCATCGACGAGGTCGTCGACGATGTGGTGGTGCCCCCGTTCGAGTCGCTGCTCGAACAGAAGGTGTTCAATCGCCTGGCGCGTGACGGCTATTTCGTCCGGCCGCAGCAGGAGCTGCTCGGCTATCGGATCGACCTCACGGTCGAGGGCCGGCACGGCAGCCTCGCGATCGAATGCGAGGCGGACACGTGGGAGGGCGAGGAGGCGTACGCCCGCCAGCTCCGCCGCCGCCGCGAACTCGAGGGCTCGGGCTGGACCTTCGTCACGGTGCGCCAGTCGGAGTTCGAGGCCAATCCCGAGGCCGCCTATGCGACGATCCTGAATGCGCTCAACGTCCTCGGCATCGAGCCGATGGGCTCCGACGCGCAGCCCCGCCGCGCGTCCGGGGGCGAGGTCGAGCCCGAGGTGCCGTTCGGCGCGGAGTGGGAGGCGGTCGAGTCGACCGGCCCGACTCTCGCACCACCCCCGCGCGCAGCGGCCATCGAGGAGTATGTCGCCTTCTCCGGCGCTCTCCCCGACCCCGGCCAGGCGCCGATCGCCGAGATCGCCGAGGCCGTCATGGAGGTCATCGCGGTCGAGGGCCCGGTGACGGGGGCGCGGCTGCAGCAGGTGTACGCCGACTCGCTCGGCTGGGACTCCATCCCTTCCCGCAATCGCAGCGATATCGCGAAGGCGCTCGTCGAGCTCGGCCGCACCGATCGGATCGTCGTCGACAACCCGCGCGAGAACGCCGACTGGCTCGAGCACGCCTTCCGCACGCCCGAGCAGTCGGCTGCCCGCGCCCGCACCCTGGGCCCCCGGGCCCTCGACCAGATGCCGCTGGCCGAGGTTGCGCTGTTGCTCGATGTGGCCCGTTATCAGGTGGGTGACGGGACCGGGGATGACATTTTCCGCGCGGTCCTCCGGCGACTGGGCCTCAGTCGCCTGGACGACCGGGTGCGTAGCTTCCTGCACACGGCCGATCAGCTGGGCTGA
- a CDS encoding YhgE/Pip domain-containing protein — MITLERASHNTPIGWKSLFGILVVPLIVALGFLAATWNADSRIHRAQAAVVNLDEMVELNGQPVPLGRQLAAGLVERRDDNLSWELADAAHAKSGFESGRYVAVITIPKEFSADATSFAANDGNARQATIKVETSQVTGIADGAIAQVIAETARGVFNTELTETYLDNIYLGFNETGEAFRTIADASGQLADGGNQLADGMRSSADGTAELAAGSRAYATGVGEAATGADQLATGAETLAAGGGQLKSGADGLADGAGQLADGAGQLAGGVGQLSAGMGQLADGSQQLADGSQQLADGTAQLAPGVRAYVSGVDQLVAGIEPVLGLLEGIDTSQLDPAQLQAAADSLATMQAEAIAQAQRLEAMATAPCPRPEGVEFTPEQQAAFCAEWERMTASLTTATPQTGGKSPVQWANEIAASPELTQGITTLRTFLPQLPELVDGAGQIGQLRPAGAQIVAGVDGVAEGTAQLNTGIQAFNTGVGEAAAGVPLLADGANQLAGGSRTLADGAGQFATGVGQYTDGVSQVAAGTRGLATGMSSLAGGADNLATGTEDLADGLDLAADGGRELADGQRQLADGLAEGATKVPTYSDADREALKTAVAQPIAGGEQVSGLIPAASSTSLLMVLALWLGGLATYLVIQAISSRTLTSTRSTFDLVRRALVPGLGIAAVQAIALTILGQVVLDLSAAKVIGVLAMLLLGGAMFVVLNHALVSWLGGFGRLLSVTMVTLAAAGGLLSALPAFFDVALPILPLTPVLHGIRAIITDGSGVTGAVAMTVLWLIVGLAASIGAVLRRRTVSPQRFARLIPKKFVSA; from the coding sequence ATGATCACGCTCGAACGCGCCAGCCACAACACCCCGATCGGCTGGAAATCGTTGTTCGGGATCCTGGTCGTCCCTCTGATCGTGGCGCTGGGGTTCCTCGCCGCGACGTGGAACGCCGACAGCCGCATCCACCGCGCCCAGGCGGCCGTGGTCAACCTCGACGAGATGGTCGAACTCAACGGCCAGCCCGTCCCGCTCGGGCGTCAGCTCGCCGCGGGCCTTGTCGAGCGCCGCGACGACAATCTGTCGTGGGAGCTCGCCGACGCCGCTCACGCCAAGTCGGGCTTCGAATCCGGGCGCTACGTCGCCGTCATCACCATCCCCAAGGAATTCTCGGCCGATGCGACGTCGTTCGCGGCCAATGACGGGAACGCGCGGCAGGCGACGATCAAGGTCGAAACCTCCCAGGTCACCGGCATCGCCGATGGTGCGATCGCCCAGGTGATCGCGGAAACCGCCAGGGGAGTGTTCAACACCGAACTCACCGAGACCTATCTCGACAACATCTATCTCGGTTTCAACGAGACCGGGGAGGCGTTCCGGACCATCGCCGACGCCTCCGGGCAGTTGGCCGATGGCGGCAATCAGCTCGCCGACGGCATGCGCTCCTCCGCCGATGGCACCGCTGAGCTGGCCGCCGGCTCCCGGGCGTACGCCACCGGCGTCGGCGAGGCAGCCACCGGAGCCGACCAACTGGCCACGGGTGCCGAGACGCTCGCGGCCGGGGGTGGCCAGCTGAAATCCGGTGCTGACGGCCTGGCCGACGGCGCTGGGCAGCTCGCCGACGGTGCGGGGCAACTCGCGGGCGGTGTCGGGCAGCTGAGTGCCGGCATGGGTCAGCTCGCCGACGGGTCCCAGCAGCTGGCGGACGGTTCCCAGCAGCTCGCCGACGGCACGGCCCAGCTCGCGCCGGGTGTCCGCGCCTATGTCTCCGGCGTCGACCAGCTCGTCGCCGGGATCGAGCCGGTGCTCGGCCTGCTCGAGGGCATCGACACGAGCCAGCTCGATCCCGCCCAGCTCCAGGCCGCCGCCGACAGCCTGGCGACCATGCAGGCCGAGGCGATCGCCCAGGCCCAGCGCCTCGAAGCGATGGCGACTGCGCCCTGCCCGAGGCCGGAAGGAGTGGAGTTCACGCCCGAACAGCAGGCCGCCTTCTGCGCCGAATGGGAGCGGATGACCGCTTCGCTGACAACCGCGACCCCTCAGACCGGTGGCAAGTCCCCGGTGCAGTGGGCCAACGAGATTGCTGCCAGCCCCGAACTCACCCAGGGCATCACCACCCTGCGCACGTTCCTGCCGCAACTCCCCGAACTCGTCGACGGTGCCGGCCAGATCGGTCAGCTCCGCCCCGCCGGCGCGCAGATCGTGGCCGGCGTCGACGGCGTAGCCGAGGGCACCGCCCAGCTCAACACCGGAATCCAGGCCTTCAACACCGGCGTAGGGGAAGCCGCAGCCGGCGTACCCCTCCTCGCCGACGGCGCCAACCAGCTCGCCGGTGGTTCGCGCACACTCGCCGACGGGGCTGGGCAGTTCGCGACGGGTGTCGGGCAATACACCGACGGCGTGTCCCAGGTAGCCGCCGGCACGCGCGGCCTCGCCACCGGCATGAGCAGCTTGGCCGGTGGCGCCGACAACCTCGCCACGGGCACCGAGGACCTCGCCGACGGCCTTGATCTCGCCGCCGATGGTGGGCGTGAGCTCGCCGACGGGCAGCGCCAGCTCGCCGACGGTCTCGCCGAGGGAGCAACGAAGGTGCCGACCTATTCCGACGCCGATCGCGAGGCACTCAAGACTGCGGTCGCCCAGCCGATCGCGGGCGGCGAGCAGGTGTCGGGGCTCATCCCGGCCGCCTCGTCGACGTCGCTGCTGATGGTGCTCGCGCTGTGGTTGGGCGGCCTGGCCACCTATCTGGTCATCCAGGCCATCTCGTCCCGCACGCTGACCTCGACGCGGTCGACGTTCGATCTGGTACGCCGCGCCCTGGTGCCCGGGCTCGGCATCGCCGCGGTGCAGGCGATCGCGCTGACCATTCTCGGCCAGGTGGTGCTGGATCTGTCCGCGGCCAAGGTCATCGGAGTGCTCGCGATGCTGCTGCTCGGTGGTGCCATGTTCGTCGTTCTGAACCACGCGCTGGTGTCGTGGCTCGGCGGATTCGGGCGTCTGCTTTCGGTGACGATGGTGACGCTCGCCGCCGCCGGGGGACTGCTCTCCGCGCTCCCGGCCTTCTTCGATGTGGCGCTGCCGATCCTGCCCCTGACACCGGTCTTGCACGGGATCCGGGCGATCATCACCGACGGTTCGGGGGTCACCGGGGCCGTGGCGATGACGGTCCTGTGGCTCATCGTCGGGCTGGCGGCGTCGATCGGCGCGGTCCTGCGCCGTCGGACCGTCTCACCGCAGCGGTTCGCGCGCCTCATCCCGAAGAAGTTTGTCTCCGCCTGA
- a CDS encoding MMPL family transporter produces the protein MSTYLYDLGRWCFRHRRRALAGWLLVLVVLGALGVGFRGSFDDAFEIPGTQSQEALDRLNMTFPEVSGTRASVIVIAPAGQTVDDEPVRLALERGLGTFEAIDYVDSVTSPFDPMVAGMINDDRSAAMVNILLDVAGTEVTDAQRDELTETAKELEANMPAGSHAQIGGDAFSVEIPQMSIIELVGVGVAMVVLLVTLGSVVAAGMPLLTAIIGVAVTMAIMLIATRLMAISSTTPMLAVMLGLAVGIDYALFILSRHREQLAEGMDTEESAARSVATAGSAVVFAGLTVVIALIGLSIAGIPFLGVMGVFAAVGVALAVLIALTLLPALMGFAGEKMRPRKSRGAAAEVEEPTEPVEPPALRGPSAWWVGVVTKVPLLTVIIVIATLGALSIPAKDMQLSLPNSGQHSATAPDRLAYDLVEEKFGPGYNAPLVVTAGIIGSTDPLGLVDDLKAEIERVPGVHSVPLATPNRNADTGFLQVIPDFGPTDEGTKELVQALRDKGPEWEERYAVETAVTGITAVQIDVSDKLGGALLPFGIFVVGLSLVLLTMVFRSIWVPLKATVGYLLSVGTAFGATAMVFNYGWGNEIINLEKPMPVISFYPILLMGILFGLAMDYEVFLVSRMREEYVHGKSAIEAIRHGFVGSAKVVVAAALIMVAVFAFFVPEGDGPIKPIAFGLAIGVAVDAFVIRMTLVPAVLALLGDRAWNLPKWLDKRLPSFDVEGESLAHVLAASEWASEDDVLFAERFAVKTHRGPLSAPVDLHLLPGEVLVVEGPVAARTPLLLALAGRVTDVDGRARIAGGVLPEQAAGVRRKVAFVDALHHDGTPAHASIRPDLDHALGRSQTAIVVVDGADALHSHEEREALAAAIDRVGEPRADAGVQAPALVLGVADTSVIAPLAPRGFHHIQLQAPAETGESPEPEPADPDTGPPDLVSDDESPFARPHALATQEQR, from the coding sequence GTGTCGACCTATCTGTATGACCTTGGACGCTGGTGCTTCCGTCATCGACGGCGAGCCCTGGCGGGCTGGCTGCTGGTGCTGGTCGTGTTGGGTGCTCTCGGCGTGGGATTCCGGGGCAGCTTCGACGATGCCTTCGAAATTCCCGGCACCCAGTCGCAGGAGGCCCTCGACCGGCTCAACATGACCTTCCCCGAGGTTTCGGGTACGCGCGCGAGCGTCATCGTGATCGCGCCTGCCGGGCAAACCGTCGACGACGAACCTGTCCGGCTCGCCCTCGAACGGGGGCTCGGTACGTTCGAGGCCATCGACTATGTCGACAGCGTTACCTCGCCCTTCGACCCGATGGTCGCGGGCATGATCAACGACGACCGCAGTGCGGCGATGGTCAACATCCTGCTGGACGTCGCCGGCACCGAGGTCACCGACGCCCAGCGCGATGAGCTCACCGAGACCGCCAAGGAACTCGAGGCCAACATGCCGGCCGGGTCCCATGCCCAGATCGGTGGCGATGCCTTCTCGGTCGAAATCCCCCAGATGTCGATCATCGAACTGGTGGGTGTGGGCGTCGCGATGGTCGTCCTGCTGGTCACCCTCGGCTCGGTCGTCGCCGCCGGAATGCCGCTGCTGACCGCCATCATCGGCGTCGCCGTGACCATGGCGATCATGCTGATCGCCACCCGTTTGATGGCCATCAGCTCGACCACCCCGATGCTGGCCGTGATGCTCGGGCTGGCCGTCGGCATCGACTATGCGCTGTTCATCCTGTCCCGCCACCGCGAACAGCTCGCCGAGGGCATGGACACCGAGGAGTCAGCCGCTCGCTCTGTCGCAACCGCCGGCTCCGCCGTGGTCTTCGCGGGCCTCACCGTCGTCATCGCCCTCATCGGCCTGTCGATCGCCGGCATCCCGTTCCTCGGCGTGATGGGTGTCTTCGCCGCCGTCGGTGTGGCGCTCGCTGTGCTCATCGCACTCACCTTGCTGCCTGCGCTGATGGGGTTCGCGGGGGAGAAGATGCGGCCCAGGAAGTCGCGCGGCGCGGCGGCGGAAGTCGAGGAGCCCACCGAACCTGTCGAGCCCCCCGCCCTGCGCGGACCGTCCGCCTGGTGGGTGGGCGTGGTGACGAAGGTCCCGTTGCTGACGGTGATCATCGTGATCGCGACGCTGGGCGCCCTGAGCATCCCGGCCAAGGACATGCAGCTCTCGCTGCCCAACTCGGGCCAGCACTCCGCGACCGCCCCCGACCGGCTCGCCTATGACCTGGTGGAGGAGAAGTTCGGGCCCGGTTACAACGCGCCGCTCGTCGTGACCGCCGGCATCATCGGCTCCACCGATCCCCTCGGCCTGGTCGACGATCTGAAGGCGGAGATCGAGCGCGTACCGGGCGTACACTCCGTCCCCCTCGCCACCCCCAACCGCAACGCCGACACCGGCTTCCTCCAGGTCATCCCCGACTTCGGGCCGACCGATGAGGGCACCAAGGAGCTCGTCCAGGCGCTGCGCGACAAGGGCCCGGAGTGGGAAGAGCGCTATGCAGTCGAGACCGCCGTCACCGGCATCACGGCCGTCCAGATCGACGTGTCCGACAAGCTCGGCGGGGCGCTGCTGCCGTTCGGCATCTTCGTGGTGGGCCTGTCCCTGGTCCTGCTGACCATGGTGTTCCGGTCGATCTGGGTGCCGCTCAAGGCGACGGTCGGCTATCTGCTCTCGGTCGGCACCGCTTTCGGGGCCACCGCGATGGTCTTCAACTATGGCTGGGGCAACGAGATCATCAATCTCGAGAAGCCCATGCCGGTCATCTCCTTCTATCCGATCCTGCTCATGGGCATCCTGTTCGGCCTCGCGATGGACTATGAGGTGTTCCTCGTCTCGCGCATGCGGGAGGAATATGTCCACGGCAAGTCCGCGATCGAGGCCATCCGCCACGGCTTCGTGGGCTCAGCCAAGGTCGTCGTTGCCGCGGCGCTGATCATGGTCGCGGTCTTCGCGTTCTTCGTGCCCGAGGGCGACGGTCCGATCAAGCCCATCGCCTTCGGACTCGCGATCGGTGTCGCGGTCGACGCCTTCGTGATCCGCATGACCCTGGTCCCGGCGGTGCTCGCCCTGCTGGGTGATCGCGCCTGGAATCTGCCGAAGTGGCTCGACAAGCGCCTGCCCTCGTTCGATGTCGAGGGAGAATCGCTCGCCCATGTCCTGGCCGCCTCCGAGTGGGCGAGCGAGGATGACGTGCTCTTCGCGGAGCGGTTTGCGGTGAAGACCCATCGGGGGCCCCTGTCCGCACCCGTCGACCTGCACCTGTTGCCCGGGGAGGTGCTCGTCGTCGAGGGCCCGGTCGCCGCGCGTACGCCGCTCCTCCTCGCCCTCGCCGGCCGCGTCACCGACGTCGACGGCCGGGCGCGGATCGCCGGTGGCGTCCTCCCCGAGCAGGCGGCCGGCGTACGCCGAAAGGTCGCCTTCGTGGACGCCCTCCATCACGACGGCACCCCGGCGCACGCGTCCATCCGGCCCGACCTCGACCACGCGCTGGGGCGTTCCCAGACCGCGATCGTCGTGGTCGACGGGGCCGATGCGCTCCACTCCCACGAGGAACGGGAGGCGCTCGCCGCCGCGATCGACCGGGTCGGGGAGCCCCGGGCGGACGCCGGCGTACAGGCCCCCGCGCTCGTGCTCGGCGTCGCCGACACGTCCGTCATCGCACCGCTCGCGCCGCGCGGCTTCCACCACATCCAACTGCAGGCCCCCGCCGAGACCGGCGAATCCCCCGAACCCGAACCAGCGGACCCTGATACGGGCCCACCCGACCTCGTGTCGGATGACGAGTCCCCGTTCGCCCGCCCCCATGCCCTTGCCACCCAGGAGCAGCGATGA
- a CDS encoding TetR/AcrR family transcriptional regulator, with translation MSVMSVSSDPPVSARRAQTRSRLMTAAATVFAEKGVAGASVEELCEAAGFTRGAFYSNFESKDELCFALQRSLADSAMEALREALTRIKAVPATVDELIDIAVDTFLAGQAQNPTEAMLVKELELYALRHPDFGRTFVELQQNSVTLFGELIEDALETHDRTLALPSTQIIEILHAVQRAAQTSELLQPDAPSPVATQLKTLVAALVR, from the coding sequence ATGTCGGTCATGTCCGTCAGCAGTGATCCCCCCGTCAGCGCCCGTCGGGCGCAGACGCGGTCGCGATTGATGACGGCGGCCGCGACCGTCTTCGCCGAGAAGGGCGTCGCCGGGGCGAGCGTGGAGGAACTGTGCGAGGCCGCCGGGTTCACGCGCGGCGCCTTCTATTCCAACTTCGAGTCGAAGGACGAGCTCTGCTTCGCCCTGCAACGGTCACTGGCCGACAGCGCGATGGAAGCCCTTCGGGAAGCACTGACGCGGATCAAGGCCGTGCCCGCGACCGTGGACGAACTCATCGACATTGCGGTCGATACGTTCCTGGCCGGCCAGGCCCAGAACCCGACCGAGGCGATGCTGGTGAAGGAGTTGGAGCTGTACGCCCTGCGGCACCCCGACTTCGGCCGGACCTTCGTCGAGCTGCAGCAGAACTCGGTGACCCTGTTCGGCGAACTGATCGAGGATGCCCTCGAGACCCACGACCGCACACTCGCGCTCCCGAGCACCCAGATCATCGAGATCCTCCACGCGGTGCAGCGTGCCGCGCAGACCTCCGAATTGCTCCAGCCCGACGCCCCGAGCCCGGTCGCCACGCAGCTCAAGACCCTGGTGGCCGCGCTGGTGCGCTGA
- a CDS encoding iron-containing alcohol dehydrogenase, translating to MWSLARRLDPRHNRNGCPPQDLPRTGGTFDTPHAQTHSAVLPYAAAFNAEAAPEAMDRIVRALEEVGRPAPDAATGLWQLATDIGANTSLRALGLPESALDEIVTQVVDADPVNPRRVDAEGVRELLAQAYAGAAPTPIR from the coding sequence ATATGGAGCCTGGCTCGGCGGCTGGATCCTCGGCACAACCGGAATGGGTGTCCACCACAAGATCTGCCACGCACTGGGGGCACGTTCGATACGCCGCACGCGCAGACCCATTCCGCGGTCCTGCCCTATGCCGCCGCCTTCAACGCCGAGGCAGCTCCCGAGGCAATGGACCGGATCGTCCGGGCCCTCGAGGAGGTCGGTCGCCCGGCACCCGATGCCGCGACCGGCCTGTGGCAGCTCGCGACCGATATCGGCGCGAACACCTCACTCCGCGCTCTGGGTCTCCCCGAATCCGCGCTCGACGAAATCGTCACCCAGGTCGTCGACGCCGACCCGGTCAACCCCCGTCGAGTCGATGCGGAAGGCGTGCGCGAACTGCTTGCCCAGGCGTACGCCGGCGCGGCGCCCACGCCGATCCGCTAG